The Meriones unguiculatus strain TT.TT164.6M chromosome 6, Bangor_MerUng_6.1, whole genome shotgun sequence genomic interval CGGTTGACAAGCAAGAAATGATTAGCTGTAGCTCAAACTTCGTTCAACAAGTGTTTTCAATTCAAATGCATAAAACCCTCAGATTGGGCAATCAGGCCTTTGCTGTATTTTAGCTCTCTACAGTGGGCATGTCACACTCCCACAATCAgtttagagggaagaaagagataaagaggaaagaagggagggaggaagagggaagagggaaggaagaagaaaagaggagggaaggaagaaggaaggaggtaggaaggaaagaaggaaaggatggagggaaggagaaatgaaaggagggggggaaggaaggaagctggctAGACAGCTGAGTCTGAAATTCCAGCTATTGGTCCACAAGGCATATTCAACTGTTCCCTGATACTGTGACCCCTatacaggtgaggaaactgagaccaCAAGCCCAGGCCCTTATTCCTATGTCCTAGTGTTAGAAACACAGTAGAAGCCATGAACCCTCAACCTAGGCGGGCCTACCTCTCATCTACTCCAACCCCCAGAATCACCCCCAAAGAACAcgggagaaaaaagagaaagagccagTTCTTGTGCCCACAAATTTGATCTCTGCTCTTGGTCTTAAATTCTAGAATGTTGCTTCCATGTTATACTTCCCTTGTCCTGGTCACACAAGGCCTACGACACCCCTCCCTGCTCTGAGGCCAAAGCAGGACCCATACTCTCCGGGGACCACTCTATTTTCACCCTGACTCCTGTGGAGTATGGACATGCAACCTTGCTCAGTCATCTACTGGTGCCATTCAGAAGAGGCAAAGCAGGAAGAGATGGGGTGGAGAAATCAGAGGCCTATGGGGAGCTGCAGCagccaggacaggaacagaaGCCAGGAGGCCCTGCAGGGCCCCAACAGCACCCCGTGGTTCACTTGCTTCTGGATCCAGTTGGTATATTTGGTGAGGAGAGTGTATACACCTGGATTCTGTGGTTTGATGCAGGCCTCCTCCAGTGATGACACCCCAGCCAGAATCCATCTGCCATCAACTTCACAAGCCAGTGGCCCTCCAGGGTCCCCCTAGACAAAGAGAAAGGAGTGACAGAGGCTCTGCTAGGACCTACAACAGCCCCCTTCTCTGTTCTGCTTGAAGGAATCACTTCTCCAGGAGCTCACTAGCTGGGGCCCCTTCTGGCTTCTCAGTTGGAGATCACACCTGTGAATCGCAGCCAATGGCAGTCATGGAGAAAAGATGGCAAGAGCAGAGCCTGGTCTTGGTAACAAGAGGCCAAGCCCCAGGGAACAGGCCCCCAGCCCAGGACTCACCCCCAGAAAGAGAGGTGCTGTAAGCCCCCAGACACTCACATAGCACAAGTTCTCTTCATTACTGGTGGCACAGATCATGTTCCTCTGGATAAGGGGGATAACTGGGGGGTAGAGAGACTTCTTGTGGAAAACGCGGTCACACCTCTTGCTGTCGATAATGAATACCTTGACCTCATGAAGCACTGGAGTCAGTGTCCTGTTGCCTGAAGGGAGCATAAGGATAAGCTGTGACCAGAGCTTCATCTCAGGATCCTCTGACAAGTTCTTTGCCTTGcgtgattttcttgttttgttgtttgttttttgtttgtttgttttgttttgttttttaaacagtctcatgcagccctggctggtatCAAAatcatgtagctgaggctggctttgaactcaacaGTTCCTGGGTTCACCACCCTAATGCTGGGATCACGGGTGGCATTCATCGATAATCAACATACCTGGCCTTTTTTGACACTTTCTTTGTCAGCCTCCATACCACCCACCGCAATGCCCTGCTCTGTGACTTCCTTTCAGGCAGAGCATGCATTCCAATTCGAGGGCTCGAATATGGCAGCTgtttcagttgtgtgtgtgtgtggggggtactTGATGACTTCCTACCTCCTAAGTTTCTCTTAGGCGGCAGCTGATCGTGCCCACAGCTCAAGCAGTGTTGGCTTGGCTGCGGTGCCTGTGTGAACTGTGACAACGAGCCCCATATGAGGAGGGTCTAACATCCTCCAAACCACAGGCTAGAGACCACGGCCAGAGCCTCCTCAAAGGCAGCCCAAGGGATGGGGCGATGAAGGCCCAAGGGGGCACTCCCCAACCCCGTCCAACTCtccagaggagtgctgcttacccTGGCCCCAGCCGGTCACCCAGCACTGTGTCTCGACCTCCAAACCGAAGCTCTGCTCCGGGAGGCAGATGGGGTGCACGTACTTGCTGAAGGTGACCGGAGCGTCGAGCCGGAGAAGGGCCAAGTCGTTTCTGATGAAGTTCCGGCCCCAGTACTTGGGGTGCACAGTGATGTCCCTCACGGGAATCTTCAGGGCCCCGGAGGAGCTAGCCGGCTGGAGCTTTCTGCTGCCCAGAAGCACTGAGTATTCCTTGTTGCTGCAGGAGGTACAGAGGCTCACCTGACAGACATCAGTTCCCCGAACAGCTACGCACCTGCCTCCTCCCAGGACCCTTTCCTGGGAGCCCTGGCTGACATGCTCTGTGCACTCAGTCTGGCTCAGTCCAGCCCAAGAGTGTACAAGGTCAAAGACATACCAGCCCTTTCATTCACGGTCACATTGGGTCAAGGTGTGGGGAGTGTTGGTGCACATAAATATTCTCCTAGGGTGAGGGTCTGGGTCTTCCTGTTGCCCAGCTTAGGACACAGTGTCTATTGTTTGGGACTCCACCCCAATTTAGTCCAAGGAGCTTGTGAAACCCTAAGACAGCCTCTTCCCACTCTTCCTTGTTCCCTCCTGCACTGTCTTACAGACGTCCCGAGGAGCCGGACTGCACCCGAGGTAGCTCCGAGCCTTTAGAGCCCGGATACAGATACACGGATCCACTCACCCCTGGATGCAATGCGCTGCAGATATCACCCAGGTGCTGTCAATGAGGGCCCCTCCACACACGTGCTCATTTTCTATGCGCACGCTCACTTCCCAGGGCCAGTGATGCATCGTCTCCAATTTGTCTAGCCACCAGGGTATGCCACAAACTTTAGCACAAGCGTGGCGGAGAGAGCAGCGTTCACAGAGAGGAAAACAAGAGGAACAAGTCACCCTCAGGGGGTCAGGATGCCAAGGCTAAGACATCAGGGGTTTGCCTACTGGTCTACTAGTCAAGGtttatgaatgaatgatgaatgaatgaatgaatgaacatagGTGCAGAGATTCTAAACAAAATACAATGTGCTATGAGGGTGtgaggtgcacgcctttaatctcagcacttaggaggcagaggcaggcaggagtccccggacagccagggctaagtaGAGAGATCCTGACTCCAGTAAacaaataagataataaaaataaaatcaaaaaataaagaagaggaagaaaatcttGAAACATATTTACGAAAGGGACGAGTGGATAACAAACAGGCAAAAACATGACAAAGCGGCTTTACAAACATGTTTGAAAGTGTCCTACCAAAACTGATTGTaaggcacatgcttgtaatcccagcactttcggaggcagaggcaggtggatctctgtgagttcgaggccagtcttgtctacaaagcgagtccaggccagccagggcttgttacacagagaaaccctgtcttgaaaaacagaaacaaaaacaacaaacaaaaatctgattATACACTAAAAAATTTAGCAAGGAGCTGGTgagtctgcccaacagttgagAGCAACTTCTGCTCTCCCGGGGACCCAGATTCGGTTCTCAGAACTAACATGCTGagtcacaatcacctgtaactctagttctaggggattcGGCACTCTCTTCTGAcacaaggcacacacatacacacagacaaactctgctgcacataaaataaaaaataacaacaacaaaaaaccctaaaaaaaacatgtatcaaatattctttttaattaatttatgtattttatgtgcattggagTTTTCTCTGCattgtgtctgtgtgaggctgtcagatcccctgggactggggattacagagagttgtgagctgccatgtgggtgctgaacttgggtcctctggaagagcagacagtgctttaactgctgagccatctctccagcctcaacaaaaacaaccctatgtcaaaacaacaacaacagaaattctTTAGGGGCCCTGAAGTGTGAAGCATAAAGACCTGCGTTCAGTCTCCAGCGCAGAGCACAGCCAGACTTGGTGGTGCATGcgcacttgtaattccagctgggaaggagggacaggcagatccctgatgCTCACTAGACAGTCTGTCCTAATCAGTGACCTCCCAAACGGTAAGAGGCTGTCTCCAGAGACAAAGGGGGCAGAGCATGAGCAACCAACCGCACCCAAGCTTGACTGGGTCTCCACACACCTTTgcacacactctcacatacaggcatgtgtgcatgcgtgcgtctTTAAGTGAGACTGAATTACAGAGAAAAGACTGAAAGGAGTGAGGCTTGGACAGAGGCAAGAGCATAGTAAATCAACCACATAGTC includes:
- the Prss45 gene encoding inactive serine protease 45, with protein sequence MATSCGLDAGPGSLRRRILTRFLALLLVPLPPNLGYKEDGSQSVCGIPWWLDKLETMHHWPWEVSVRIENEHVCGGALIDSTWVISAAHCIQGNKEYSVLLGSRKLQPASSSGALKIPVRDITVHPKYWGRNFIRNDLALLRLDAPVTFSKYVHPICLPEQSFGLEVETQCWVTGWGQGKQHSSGELDGVGETLTPVLHEVKVFIIDSKRCDRVFHKKSLYPPVIPLIQRNMICATSNEENLCYGDPGGPLACEVDGRWILAGVSSLEEACIKPQNPGVYTLLTKYTNWIQKQVNHGVLLGPCRASWLLFLSWLLQLPIGL